The window GGACGACCACTGGCTCACCGACCTGTTCGGCTGGGTCATCGAGCGACTCGAGGAGTCGCTGAGCGTCGAGGACCTCGCCCGGCAGGCGAACATGAGCTCACGCAACCTCGGCCGCCACTTCCGGTCCGCCACCGGCACCACGCCGCTGCAGTGGCTGCTGAACCAGCGGATCCGCCGGGCGCAGGAGCTGCTGGAGACCACCGACGACAGCGTCGAGTCGATCGTCGGGGCCACCGGGATGGGCACGGCGACGACGTTGCGCCGCCACTTCAACCAAGCCCTCGGCGTGCCCCCGGACACCTACCGCCGCACCTTCCGCAGCCGCGCCCGGACCGTGCCGCGCCTGGCCGGCTGACGGTGCGTCAGGCGCCGCGGAACCGCAGCGTCAGCCAGTCGGAGATCGCGGTGAGCTCCTCCAGGCACGCCTCGTGCCCCATCGGGTAGGAGTGCCACTCGACGTCGTAGCCGAGCTTGCCGAGGTGGTCGGCCGCGAGTTCCCCGGCACGGTGCGGCAGCACCGCATCGTGGCGGCCGTGGGCCATGAACACCGGTGGGAGCGGGTGCGGCGGATGGTCCTCGCCGATCAGTCGGTCCGGCATGGGGAGGTAGGTCGACAGCGCGATCAGGCCGCCCAGCGGCTTCGGGTTCGACAGGGCCACGGCCATCGCGATCGCGCCGCCCTGGGAGAAGCCGGACAGGATGATCCGGGTTCGCGGCACGCCACGCTCGGACTCGCGCGCGATCAGCGCCTCGACCTGGGCCGCCGACGCCAGCACCCCGGCCTCGTCGGCGCGGTTGTCGATGTCCTCGAGGTCGACGATGTCGTACCACGCCCGCATGCGCATGCCGCCGTTGATCGTCACCGGCCGGATCGGTGCGTGCGGGAACACGAACCGCAGCGCCGGCCAGTCCTTCCGCAGCAGCTCGGGGACCAACGGCGCCCAGCCGTCGCCGCTGTCGCCCAGGCCGTGCAGCAGCAGCACTGTCCACTGCGGTTGCGGGCCGGTTTCGTGTTCGACGGTCTCGAGCAGTTCGATGTCCATGGTTACGATTCTCGCGCCCCTGCTCCGCACAGATCCCCTCGCCTCCGAGCGCTCGAGCTCGGTGCCCGCCGTTCCGGGAGGAATGTCATGCGTCGATCGCTGTACGACGACACGCACGAGTTGTTCCGGGAGGGCTTCCGCAGCTTCGTGGAGAAGGAGATGGCGCCGCACGCCGCCGCCTGGGAGCAGGCGGGGATGACCGACAAGGAGCTGTTCCGCAAGGCCGGGAAGGCCGGTTTCCTCGGCTTCGCCGCGCCGGAGGAGTACGGCGGTGGGGGCACGCCGGACTTCCGGTTCAACGCCGTGATCAGCGAGGAGTTCGCGCGCGCCGGCGTGATCGGCGCCGGTGCCTGCATCGGCCTGCACAACGATGTCTGTCTGCCGTACTTCCTCACCGGGGCCACCGAGGAGCAGAAGGCCCGGTGGCTGCCGGGGATCTGTTCCGGTGAACTGATGACCGCGATCGCGATGACTGAACCCGGCACCGGGTCGGACCTGGCCTCGATCCGCACGACGGCTGTGCGCGACGGCGACCACTACGTGGTCAACGGCGCGAAAACCTTCATCACCAACGGCATCCAGTCCGACCTGGTGATCGTCGCGGTCAAGACCGACACGACCAAGCGCCACGACGGGATGAGCCTGATCGTCATCGAGACGGGCATGCCGGGATTCGAGCGCGGGCGCAGGCTCGAGAAGATCGGCCTGCACGCCAACGACACCGCAGAACTGTCCTTCACCGACGTGCGGGTTCCGGTCGCCAACCTGCTGGGCGCGGAGGGTTCGGGTTTCCGGCAGCTGGTCGCCAAGCTTCCCCAGGAACGACTGAGCATCTCGGTCAACGCGGTCTCCGTGGCCGAGGTCGCTTTCGGCTGGACGTTGGAGTACGCCAAGCAGCGCAAGGCTTTCGGCCAGCCGATCGGGACCTTCCAGCACAACCGGTTCGAGTTCGCCGAGATGCGCACCGAGCTGGACATCGCGCGGGTCTTCGTCGACCGCCAGATCGAGGCGCTGACCAACGGCGAACTCACCGCCGAGGAGGCGGCCGGGTCGAAGTGGTGGACGACCGAGCTGCAGTGGCGCGTGCTCGACCGCTGCCTGCAGCTGCACGGCGGTTACGGGTACATGGAGGAGTACCCGATCGCGCGCGCCTGGCGCGACGGCCGGGTGCAGCGCATCTACGGCGGCACCAACGAGATCATGCGCGAGATCGTGGGCCGGTCGCTGGGGTTGTGACCGGCGGGGACTGATGGCGCGTCAGAATCTATGGCTCACGAGCAGTGCGAGGGATCGGATGTTCCGGGCTGGGTCTGCCGGCCCGAGGTGCTGGGCTGCAAGTGGCCTTCCGATCCCGTCGCGACCAGGTCCCAGGT is drawn from Sporichthyaceae bacterium and contains these coding sequences:
- a CDS encoding alpha/beta fold hydrolase; amino-acid sequence: MDIELLETVEHETGPQPQWTVLLLHGLGDSGDGWAPLVPELLRKDWPALRFVFPHAPIRPVTINGGMRMRAWYDIVDLEDIDNRADEAGVLASAAQVEALIARESERGVPRTRIILSGFSQGGAIAMAVALSNPKPLGGLIALSTYLPMPDRLIGEDHPPHPLPPVFMAHGRHDAVLPHRAGELAADHLGKLGYDVEWHSYPMGHEACLEELTAISDWLTLRFRGA
- a CDS encoding acyl-CoA dehydrogenase family protein, giving the protein MRRSLYDDTHELFREGFRSFVEKEMAPHAAAWEQAGMTDKELFRKAGKAGFLGFAAPEEYGGGGTPDFRFNAVISEEFARAGVIGAGACIGLHNDVCLPYFLTGATEEQKARWLPGICSGELMTAIAMTEPGTGSDLASIRTTAVRDGDHYVVNGAKTFITNGIQSDLVIVAVKTDTTKRHDGMSLIVIETGMPGFERGRRLEKIGLHANDTAELSFTDVRVPVANLLGAEGSGFRQLVAKLPQERLSISVNAVSVAEVAFGWTLEYAKQRKAFGQPIGTFQHNRFEFAEMRTELDIARVFVDRQIEALTNGELTAEEAAGSKWWTTELQWRVLDRCLQLHGGYGYMEEYPIARAWRDGRVQRIYGGTNEIMREIVGRSLGL